TATTGGTGTTTTTCTCTTCTTTTACTGAGCCTCCTAAAGAGGAAAAAATCCAGAACGAAATTAACTGGATCACCATAGAAGAAGCACAGGAGCTCTCTGAAAAAGAACCTCGCAAAGTAATTATGGACGTGTATACTGACTGGTGTGGGTGGTGCAAAAAGATGGATAAAACCACTTTTGCCGACGAGAAAGTGGTAGAGTATGTTAATAAACACTTTTATGCGGTAAAATTTAATGCCGAGAAAGACGAAACTTTTGACTTTAAAGGTCAGGAGTTTACTAACCCTCAATTTACCAGAGCACTTAGAGTAAGTGGTTATCCTACAGTTGTATTCTTTGCCGAAGACTTTTCTAAATTTCAGCCAGTAAGTGGCTATCGTCAGGCAAAGGAGTTTTTAGAAATGCTGGAATCCTTCAACCAGGCAGAACCTGCTGGTAAATAAACTCTTTCAGAAAATTTTGGGTTGTCAGTTATCCGTTACCTTTGTAAAGTGAACAGATAACTGACTTTTTTATGCAGTACGCTAGTGTAGAAGATACTATAGTCGCTCTTTCTACCCCAGAGGGAGTTGGAGCCATAGCCGTAATTCGTTTGTCCGGTAAAGATGCTATCCGTATCGTCAATCAGGTTTTTCATGGTAAAGATCTGGAAGCTCAGGCAAGCCATACCCTCCATTTTGGTACCATCCGCGAAGGTAAGGAGGTGCTAGACGAAGTAGTAGCTTCAATATTTAAAGCTCCTCATTCTTTTACCAAAGAAAATGTGGTAGAGGTATCCTGCCACGGCTCTCCCTACATTGTGCGTAAATTAATTCAGCTTTTTCTAAAGCAGGGGGGGAGGCTAGCTCAGGCTGGCGAATTTACCAAACGTGCTTTCATGAATGGCCAGTTTGATCTGGCGCAGGCAGAGGCAGTAGCCGACCTGATAGCTTCAGACTCAGAAGCTTCTCATAAGGCAGCTCTTAATCAGATGCGTGGTGGCTTTTCTGAAGAAATTAAAACGTTACGTGCTCAGTTAGTGCATTTTGCTTCTATGATAGAGCTGGAGCTGGACTTTGTAGAAGAGGACGTAGAGTTTGCTGACCGTGCACAGTTAGAAGGGTTGATTAACGAAATCCTGAGAGTTATTAATTTACTAATTGACAGTTTTGATCTGGGTAATGTTATTAAGAACGGTGTGCCTACTGTAATTGCTGGAAAGCCTAACGCTGGAAAATCTACCTTGCTCAATGCCTTACTTAACGAAGAAAAAGCTATTGTTTCTGATATACCGGGTACCACCCGCGATTTTATAGAGGATGAAATCAATATAGGTGGCATAGGCTTCCGCTTTATTGATACAGCAGGGCTGCGCGAAACTACAGATAAGGTAGAAGCAATAGGAGTAAAGCGCACTTATGAAAAGATGCGGAAAGCTTCGCTAATTATCTATCTTTTTGATCTGGAGCATGATAATCTTCAGGATATTCATCGGGCAATCAACCAGCTTGAAAATCAGGGGATTCCATTCATTAAGGTAGGTAATAAAATAGATAAGGCGCAGCCTGATTTGCTAGATGCTGTAAGAAAGATTGAAGATATCGTTTTTATCTCTGCTGAAAAGAAAGACAATCTGGAAGGATTAAAACAAAAGGTAATGGACTTCGTAGACCTTGACAAATTTAAGACCAGCGGGACCATAGTTACTAATGTAAGGCACTATCAAAGCCTTCTGCAAACCCGGGAAGCACTTCAAGACGTGCTCAACGGGTTGGCACAAGAAGTCACGCACGATTTTCTTGCTCAGGATATCCGCCATGCATTACACTACCTTGGGGAAATCACAGGGGAAATAACCACTGACGACTTGCTAGGCAATATATTTAGCAAATTCTGTATTGGAAAGTAGTTGTCTTTCCTTTGTTTATCAAATCCTTTCCTATAGTATGTTAAAAGCTATTTTTGTTTCTTTTCTTTATTGCTAATTTGCCTATTTTTCATATTATTTGTTGCTAATTAGTTGCTGGATAACTTGCTTTTCGTTGCTAGGAATAAAAAGTATATGATAAGGAGAATTTATGTTACATTTAGATACAATAAGATACATGATGATATCAATAGTTACAACAACGCTATATGAAAAATAGAAATGAGTAGTAACATTCGAGTGCCTAAAATTTGCCAGCATTGCGGTGCAGAATTTATCGCTAAAACTACTGTGACAAAGTATTGCGGAGATAATTGTGCAAAGCGTGCTTATAAGAGACGTAAACGAGAGCAAAAAGTGCAGGAGGTCACACCAGTAGTAGCTCAAAAACAAGAGTACAATCAACAGCAACTTAAGGATAAGGAATTTCTAAGTATTGCTGAAACTTGTACACTCTTGGGAGCCAGTAGAATGACTTTGTACAGGCAAATCAAAGGTGGTAAAATCAAGGCAGCAAAAATCGGTAGACGTACGATTATTAAAAGAACAGAAATTGAAAAACTATTTCAATCATGACAGTAACGTTAAGAAAGCGTAATCAGGGAAAGAAAACCAGCTTATATCTTGATTACTATCATAAAGGTAACCGTAAATTAGAATATCTAAAGCTATATCTTGATCCTAAGGCAAAAACAAAACAAGAAAAGGAATTAAATAAACAAACTTTACAATTAGCAGAAACCATTAGGGCTCAACGGCAAATAGAAATTTAGAATGGGTATTATGGATTCCGTGATACTGAAAAATTGAAAGGTAATTTTCTGACTTATGTTCGGACTTTAGCTGAAAAAAAGAGAAGTAGCGATGGTAATTATGGAAATTGGAAGAGCATGTTAAAATTTCTTGAGGAATTTGCTCCTTCTCATCTAACTTTTGCCCAAGTAGACTCTCATTTTGTGGAGGATTTTAAATCATACTTAGATAAGGATGCAAAAAAGAAAAATAATAAGGGCTTGTCTCAAAACTCCAAGTATTCTTATTTCAGCAAATTCAAAGCGGCATTAAAGCAAGCTGAAAAGGATGAAATAATAAATAGGAACCCCGCAAAAAATGTTAAAGGTTTTGAACAAGAAGAGTCTGAACGGGAGTTCTTAACCTTAGAAGAGTTAGAAGCAATAGTAGAGACCGAATGTGAGATACCAATACTTAAATCTGCTTTTTTATTTTCGTGTCTTACTGGTATAAGATGGGCAGATATAGAAAAACTAAAATGGTCAGAGGTTCAATATTCTCAAGAGCTAGGATATTTTATTCGTTTCAGACAAAAGAAAACAAAAGGTGCAGAAACGCTTCCTATTTCAAAAGATGCATGTCTACTATTAGGTGAAAGAAAAGATAGAGATGAATTGGTCTTTAAAGGGCTGGAATACTCATCAGAGAACAATGACAAGTTACAACGGTGGATTGATAGGGCTAAAGTTACCAAAGATATTACTTTTCACTGCGCCAGGCATACCTATGCTACCTTACAACTTACCTTAGGCACTGATATTTATACAGTTTCCAAAATGCTATGCCACAGAGAGTTGAAAACCACTCAGGTCTATGCCAAGATCATTGACGACAAGAAGAAAGAAGCCGCTAACAAAATCAAGCTCGCCCTTTAATACAAGAAACTATCGCTGAAGAAAAGGACCAGGAAGGAAAGAAGATAGAGCTACCTAAATTTGATTGGGCGAAGTTTCAAAAAGACCATTTTACCTATAAATGGCAGTTTTTCTCTGAAAAACATGACGACCATTTTGAGTACACTGATGATTACCTATATGAAAAAGGTGCAATCATGGAAGGTGAAGATCGGATTGAATGCATTGGATAAACCGGAGTATATTGACCCCTCAAATCCGGCAGAAAATTTAGATACTCAATGCTCTTTTTGAGCTTGAAACGCATGCCAATCCGGCAGATACTGCCCCCTCTAAATATATTGACGTTGACTTGTACCGGAGCAAATTGACCCCTTGAGGGTATGATTCCGGAGGAAGTTGACCCCTCAAAACTTAAGGTTTTGGTTCTTTAGCGATCATCAACTATCGCTAAAAAGACCCTTATGGCAGGTAAACCAAAATCTATGAGCACGATCAAACAACTCATACTTCTACATCAGCAAGGCAAAGGGCGTAAGACCATTGCCCGCACACTAGGCATCAGCAAGAACACCGTTAAAGTATACCTGGAGAAACTCAAAAGCCTGACTACCATCAAAGATGGCAAAGGCTACACAATAGAAGAGCTGTTCAGAATGGAGCATCCGGTACTGGAGGCAAAATTTCATCCGGGAAACCCTGCCTACAAAGACGACCGTTATGAGGATCTGAAGGCCAGACTTGACTACTACTTTAATGAGTTAAAAGAACGTGGGGTCAATAAAAAACTACTTTGGGAAGAATATAGACAGGGTAATCCAGATAGCTATAGTTATTCTCAATTTTGTTTTCATCTCCATCAGTTACAGATAGCCCGCAGACCATCCGCAGTGCTACACCATCATCCTGGAGAGAAGCTCTATATTGACTTTGCAGGTAAGCCATTGAGCTATATAGACAAGTCCACTGGTGAGGAGATCAAGTGCCAGGTATTTACGGCCTGCTTACCCTTCTCTGACTACAGCTTTGTGATGGCTGTAAGGAGCCAGTCCACTGAAGATTTTCTCTACGCCCTTTCCTGTTGTTTGCATGAGTTGGGTGGCGTGCCTCAAGCATTAGTACCGGATAATCTAAAGGCTGCGGTAGTCAAGACTAACCGCTATGAACCGGAGATCAATCGTGCGCTAGAGGATTTTGCCAATCATTACAACACTACAGTAGTACCTGCCAGGGTTCGTAAGCCTAAAGACAAAGCACTAGTAGAGAATCAAGTGAAGCTGATCTACAGCCGGGTATATGCCAAGTTGCGTCACATGGTCTTCTTTGACCTGTCTTCCCTGAATGTAGCCATCAAAGAAAAAGTGAGAGATCATAATCAAACTCGCATGCAAAAGAAGCCCTACTGCCGGGAAGAGCGCTTCATATCCGAGGAGAAGACACACCTCTTGCCTCTACCAGTTGAGAGATACCAGATCAAATACTACCGAGAGTTAAGAGTGGCCAAGAACAACCATATCTATCTCTCTGAGGATAAACACTACTATAGCGTCCATTTTAAAATGATTGGTAGTAAAGTCAAGGTCATCTACACCCGCAGTATGGTTTATATCTTTTCCAAAGGAGAGCAGGTAGCTGTACATATCAGGAACTTCCACCAGGGTGGTTATTCTACTACCAAAGATCATCTCTGTTCGCAGCACCAACATTACAAAGACAGGAGCCCGGAATACTATCGTAGGCAAGCTGCCAAAAAATCGGCTATACTCCATAAACTGGTGTGCTGCATCTTTGAGCAGAATCGCTATCCAGAACAGCTTTACAGAACCTGTGATGGTCTGTTTGGCCTGGAAAGGAAAACCGAGCCTACACGTTTTGAAAAGGCCTGTCAAATGGCATTGGATTGCCACAACTACACCTACAGCTTCGTAATGAATGTATTGGAAAATAAGATGATAGAGGTTCAGTCCACTATCTCTGAAAAGCCTCTACCCAAGCATAATAACCTCAGAGGGAAAGAACATTATCAACAGTTAGAACTAAATTATAAAACCAATGAATCAAATTGAGACACAGCTAAACAAGCTCAAATTACATGGGATGATCAAAACTTGGGCAGCCTTGCAGGAGACCAGGAAACTTCATGAGCTATCCTTACTGGATGGATTAGAAGTTTTACTTCAGGCAGAGGAGCAGGAAAGGGATCTTCGTAAGTTCAAAAGGTTAGAGTACAATGCTGGTTTCCGCTACAAAGCATCTATAGAAGAGCTACGCTTTGACCAGAAAAGGGGCATAGACAAAAACCTGATTACCCGTATGTCCACCGGTGAATACATCCAGAAAGGAGAGTCAATCCTTGTGACCGGTGCCACCGGTTGTGGGAAAAGCTTCCTCTCCTCTGCTCTAGGGCATCAAGCTTGTCTGATGGGATTTAAAGTAGCTTACTTTAATACTCAGAAACTGCTGCTTAAAACCAAGATGTCTCGTCTGGAAGGCACCATCTATAAGTTCTTTGAGAAACTGGCCAAGACAGATCTGCTCATCCTGGATGACTTTGGCCTGACCCACCTGGAAAAACAGCAACAAATGGATCTGATGGAAATCATTGAGGACAGACATAGTGCTAGATCCACCATCATTGCCAGTCAGTTACCTGTTGCTAGTTGGTATGATGTCATTGGGGAGGAAACTATTGCTGATGCTATCCTGGATAGGCTAGTGCATACTTCTCATAGAATTGACATCAAGGGTGAGAGTCTAAGAAAAAAAGTGTAAAATTGTCATACCATCGGGTTCTTCAGAACCAAACCTGAATTAGGGGGGCAATATCTCCGGTACAGGGGTCAACATCACCGGAATATCCATGCATTGAAGTCCAACTCTATAAATCACCCGAGAAGCCACCATATGACTTTCATATAAGGTATAGTAATTGGCAACTTGCTTTAAGAGTAGAGTTTTTCAAAGAAGTGTTTGATGAACGTGCCTTTGTAGAAGGTTACCAGCCTCAGCACAAGTTTCTCAGCCTCGTAATTCCGCCAACATTACACCATGAGATACTCAATATCATTAATGACTTTGAGCTACTTCAAATTCGTGACCTACTGTTAGAACTCATTGCTTCTGCACAGGACATCTATATTCGTGATGTTGCCTTTTGGGAAAGACCTGAAAACCAAAAGCTCATTACTTCAGCCGAAAAAGAGACTGAAAAAGCCATTCAGGTTATTGAACAATCTGGAATTGACTGGAAGTCATTAGAAAAATATGATAACAAACCATTTCCCAAGCTCGACCATATCAAGTTTGTGTTCAATAATGGTACTATCAAATTAGAGCACGAATGGCTAGCGAAAGAGTTCATTGAGAACATGAAACGTGCCTATGACGACCTGCACTACAAGAATTGGAAAAAAGACCTTGCACGATATCCGTTGAGATTTGATGAGAATGCTCATAAGTCGAAATTCAAGTACCGCTTAGCCAAATCATACTACAACCTTCTGACAAAGATTAAATCCTTTAAAGTAACTGAATCCACCCCCTATCCTAACCAACTGATGCTCTGCATTGCTAAGTTGATTGAGTTCTCTTTAATACCTGTTGGCGATTGGGCAGACTCAGATGATGTAAAAGTCAAGCACATTAGAAATTGGTTGAAGCGAAACGACCTTGAGCCTAAGCTCACTTTTGCCGAAGTTCCTGCTGACCTTGAAAAACTGAAACAGTACTTTGAGCCCAATTTCCTTGAAATGGCTAACGCCACTAAACGTGCAGATGCTATTTCTGTGGCTTTCTTCATTTGTCAACGTTTTGATATCCAAGACCTGCTCCCAGAACTAATACATATTGCTTCCTGCATTACAGAAACCAATTGGCTTGTCGGTCACCAGATGACTTCAAATAGTAAAATGAATGAGCCTGTTATTCCTGAAATGAATGCATTCAGGCAACTCATGAACGGTATTAAAGACAAAAAGAAGCTCACTTCCTTGAAGTTCACTTTAGAAGGCAAAGATGGTGAACAAGAGCTTTCTTCTCGTTTACCTCTTTACCTTATAGAAGAAGCTTTAAAAGAGTATTACCATAGCGACCAGATTGAATTTGATTCAGATGTAATTCCAACTACCTACAAGAAGAATGAAGATGGTTGTATTAAAATTGAAAAAACTGCACAGTTTAACCTACCACATGAACGTCATTTGGTTCGCTTGGTACATTCACTATATAACTACCTCAAAGAACATTCAGGGATAGAAGAAGGAGAAATTCTACCGGGTGAAAAGTACTATGAAATCATTGGAATTCTATTCAAAGAAGCATGGGTGTTTTACAATAAAATGGTTGATGATAGATCGGTAGTTGAGAAAATCAAGCAATGGCACCAGTTGAGACCAGAATCATAAACTATCCATATTTTAACTGATTGATTATCAATAGGAACAAAAACAGATTAAAACACCACTTCACTGTTCCTTTAGATGCCTTTTTATAGTTGCAAATTTGCCTAAATGGTTTACAAACAATACGGACTATGAAGGCAAATAATAATTTAAAAACTAGGGTCAATGATCTTGAAAGAAAGGCCTCCATTCTATGTAAAGTAAAAAAAGGTAAAATGAATAAAGGAAAAGCAATTATCTCTTCAGTATTTATTTTAGAAAAATTGTGGAAACTAATTAAGTATCTATTTTCAGAATTAGGCCTATGAGCGTATCATTTGAAAAAAGGTTTCCTTTTTAAGTAGCGTCTAGAGCAAGATTTGCAACCTATGGATTGCTGAATGTTGCTGGAAATTGCTCGCACTTGCTTTTCAAATTGCTACAACTTGCTGAAAATTAATTTCTTAAGTTGAAGAATATTGCTACTTATTGCTAGAAATTGCTTTTTTTTTGGGTTTAAGTCCTTGCCCATATAGCTATTTATTGCTGAATATTGCTCTAAGTTGCTGGCTCATTTCCCGCAAATTGCTGGTGATTGCAGGCTTATTGCAAAAGTCCCTAGCTAAAGAAGATACTTGCAGCATCAAGTTTTAATGCAAAATAAAGAACCTATTGCTGGCAAATTTTTCGTAAATTTCTGGCTGATTTCCGGCAAATTGCTGTTGCAATTTTTTTACTTATTAAAAAATGTTACTTTTTTTCCTGATCTCCAATTCAACAGTTTTCGCAATTTACTGCAAGGAATAGCAAGGGTTATCAAGGAATAGCAAGGCCTGGCAATATTTAGCAATTTTATGCAAGCCAGAGAAGATGATCATATCATTAATCCAACTTTTATGTCTTACCCAATCATAGAATTTACAGAAGTTAACATCTCAGAGAAAAAAAACTCAAGATTTGATATTACTAAATCAGATATTGAAAGCCATATGGCGGAGATCAAATGTAGTTTCATGGCTGCATATAATGAAATATTGCTTAGGCGATTGAGTGATTATGGTAAATCAGAGAAAAAGGAGTTTATCATATATCATTTGGAAGGTATATCTGATAAAAAAGAATGGCTTTTTTCTTTTGAGAAGCTTGTAAAGTCTCGTGTCGATAGTGATAATGATTTGTCTACAATGGTTTGGCAAAAAGATTTAAAAGGAGTAGAAGAAATCTCTGAAGATTTGATCAAGAAGATTAATAGTAGCACTTCTGACAAAATTGTAAGAAAGATTCAAACTGAGCTTACAGTTCCTCAGCTTGGATACTTATTAAGAGCCTTCTTTGAAGAAGGCATTTTTACACCAAAGCAAAAATCAGATTTAATTAAGGTGTTTTCAGAAAACTTTTCTTCTAAAAGTAGAAAGGATATTTCAGCTAAAAGTCTCAGAAATAGTTTTGATTCTCCTGCTCTAAAGGAAATTGATGAATTGCAGGAGATTTTTACGCATTTAATGCAAAGAGCAAAAAAAGACAAAGAAAAATAGACAATTCATCTAGTTGATAATCAGCAATTTAAGTAAGGGTGGTTCCACCCTCCACAACTGTTTTCTCTTCCTTTATTAGGTTTTCTTTACGCTGAAGTTTGTCGGGAGTACGTGCCTGACTTCTGGCAAACGATAGGCGCATCTTAATCATTTTCAAAAATTTAAATCTGATAAAGATGTCACAAGATCATCTAATAATTGAAAGACTTGAGCGAATTGAGAGATTACTTTCAAATCAAGCTCAGGGAATAAAGGAAGTATTGAGTTTTAATGAGACATGCCAGTACCTGGAGCTTTCTCAGTCTCACTTGTACAAACTTACGAGTACTGGAAACATTCCTCATTATAAGCCAAATGGAAAGAAGCTGTATTTTAAAAGAAGTGAGTTGGACAGTTGGTTGCTCCGCAACCGTAGCAATGATAGGGAAGAAGTAGATCAAATGGCTGCCAATTATCTCATCAAGAAGGGGAGGATCAAACTATGAATAGGGATATTCTCTTCCTCCATGAGGAACCCAGGGTGAAATGGAATTTCTTTTTCCCACCACAAATTCCACTTATTGTAATCTCACTATCTATTATGGATAGTGGGGTTTCTACCCCACTGCCTTTTAGAAGACTGTCTCACGATATTGTAGCTCCTCAATTTACTTGGTGTACAGTGAGTTTTTCTGAGAAAACTTCAAATTGTTGATATTATGGAGTTGTCAGAAAAAGATTTGTTGGCCAAAACAAATGGTGGCCTGAATATCTATGCCCATATCTTAAGGCGGTATTATCAAGGAGAAGTCGTACTCCGATTAGTAGGCAAAGTATGTGAGATTACTAGAAACCCTTTTTATGATGATTCGCTGACGTTACAAATAGCCCAGGAGAACGGTCAATTCATGTTTAAGGATATATTGAAACCAGAATTTGTTGGCTCTGCATTTACTTTTGCTTCTTGGCATTACAAACTTGAAGGGCAGGCACTTTTACAGCTGCTGAATAAAAACATGCCTTTGCGTATTGGTGAAATTGGTTGGTATGCTAGTGGTTGCCAGGCCAACACAGAAAAGACTTATAAAAAACCACTACAGATACCAATGTTCAGCTATTATAAAGGACCCGTCAGTAATACGCTTCCTGAGAAAAATGTAAGTCTGCTGGAAGTATTCCATATGATTCAAGGTACTCAGTTCCTGAAAAGGACTGAGTACCTACGAACACTCAAAGATTCAGTAGCAGCTAGGAGCTTCAAAGCGAAGCATTTTGATTACGTCACCTTTTCAGGCTTGTTTTCCAAAAGAAACGATAGATCTCTTCTTAAGCATTCAGGCTTGGTGGCTATTGATTTTGATCATGTAGATCAAGTAGCAGATCTCAAAAATCAGCTTTTAGAAGATAAATATTTTGAGACAGAGCTTCTTTTTACTTCTCCTTCAGGAGATGGTATCAAATGGATCATTAGTATTGATCTGACTGAGGTTACCCACAAAGAGTATTTTCAGGCAGT
This window of the Porifericola rhodea genome carries:
- a CDS encoding thioredoxin family protein, which produces MNKIMLSLLTVSILVFFSSFTEPPKEEKIQNEINWITIEEAQELSEKEPRKVIMDVYTDWCGWCKKMDKTTFADEKVVEYVNKHFYAVKFNAEKDETFDFKGQEFTNPQFTRALRVSGYPTVVFFAEDFSKFQPVSGYRQAKEFLEMLESFNQAEPAGK
- the mnmE gene encoding tRNA uridine-5-carboxymethylaminomethyl(34) synthesis GTPase MnmE, which codes for MQYASVEDTIVALSTPEGVGAIAVIRLSGKDAIRIVNQVFHGKDLEAQASHTLHFGTIREGKEVLDEVVASIFKAPHSFTKENVVEVSCHGSPYIVRKLIQLFLKQGGRLAQAGEFTKRAFMNGQFDLAQAEAVADLIASDSEASHKAALNQMRGGFSEEIKTLRAQLVHFASMIELELDFVEEDVEFADRAQLEGLINEILRVINLLIDSFDLGNVIKNGVPTVIAGKPNAGKSTLLNALLNEEKAIVSDIPGTTRDFIEDEINIGGIGFRFIDTAGLRETTDKVEAIGVKRTYEKMRKASLIIYLFDLEHDNLQDIHRAINQLENQGIPFIKVGNKIDKAQPDLLDAVRKIEDIVFISAEKKDNLEGLKQKVMDFVDLDKFKTSGTIVTNVRHYQSLLQTREALQDVLNGLAQEVTHDFLAQDIRHALHYLGEITGEITTDDLLGNIFSKFCIGK
- a CDS encoding helix-turn-helix domain-containing protein yields the protein MSSNIRVPKICQHCGAEFIAKTTVTKYCGDNCAKRAYKRRKREQKVQEVTPVVAQKQEYNQQQLKDKEFLSIAETCTLLGASRMTLYRQIKGGKIKAAKIGRRTIIKRTEIEKLFQS
- a CDS encoding Arm DNA-binding domain-containing protein; the protein is MTVTLRKRNQGKKTSLYLDYYHKGNRKLEYLKLYLDPKAKTKQEKELNKQTLQLAETIRAQRQIEI
- a CDS encoding tyrosine-type recombinase/integrase, which codes for MKGNFLTYVRTLAEKKRSSDGNYGNWKSMLKFLEEFAPSHLTFAQVDSHFVEDFKSYLDKDAKKKNNKGLSQNSKYSYFSKFKAALKQAEKDEIINRNPAKNVKGFEQEESEREFLTLEELEAIVETECEIPILKSAFLFSCLTGIRWADIEKLKWSEVQYSQELGYFIRFRQKKTKGAETLPISKDACLLLGERKDRDELVFKGLEYSSENNDKLQRWIDRAKVTKDITFHCARHTYATLQLTLGTDIYTVSKMLCHRELKTTQVYAKIIDDKKKEAANKIKLAL
- the istA gene encoding IS21 family transposase; translation: MSTIKQLILLHQQGKGRKTIARTLGISKNTVKVYLEKLKSLTTIKDGKGYTIEELFRMEHPVLEAKFHPGNPAYKDDRYEDLKARLDYYFNELKERGVNKKLLWEEYRQGNPDSYSYSQFCFHLHQLQIARRPSAVLHHHPGEKLYIDFAGKPLSYIDKSTGEEIKCQVFTACLPFSDYSFVMAVRSQSTEDFLYALSCCLHELGGVPQALVPDNLKAAVVKTNRYEPEINRALEDFANHYNTTVVPARVRKPKDKALVENQVKLIYSRVYAKLRHMVFFDLSSLNVAIKEKVRDHNQTRMQKKPYCREERFISEEKTHLLPLPVERYQIKYYRELRVAKNNHIYLSEDKHYYSVHFKMIGSKVKVIYTRSMVYIFSKGEQVAVHIRNFHQGGYSTTKDHLCSQHQHYKDRSPEYYRRQAAKKSAILHKLVCCIFEQNRYPEQLYRTCDGLFGLERKTEPTRFEKACQMALDCHNYTYSFVMNVLENKMIEVQSTISEKPLPKHNNLRGKEHYQQLELNYKTNESN
- the istB gene encoding IS21-like element helper ATPase IstB, yielding MNQIETQLNKLKLHGMIKTWAALQETRKLHELSLLDGLEVLLQAEEQERDLRKFKRLEYNAGFRYKASIEELRFDQKRGIDKNLITRMSTGEYIQKGESILVTGATGCGKSFLSSALGHQACLMGFKVAYFNTQKLLLKTKMSRLEGTIYKFFEKLAKTDLLILDDFGLTHLEKQQQMDLMEIIEDRHSARSTIIASQLPVASWYDVIGEETIADAILDRLVHTSHRIDIKGESLRKKV
- a CDS encoding helix-turn-helix domain-containing protein encodes the protein MSQDHLIIERLERIERLLSNQAQGIKEVLSFNETCQYLELSQSHLYKLTSTGNIPHYKPNGKKLYFKRSELDSWLLRNRSNDREEVDQMAANYLIKKGRIKL
- a CDS encoding BT4734/BF3469 family protein, which gives rise to MELSEKDLLAKTNGGLNIYAHILRRYYQGEVVLRLVGKVCEITRNPFYDDSLTLQIAQENGQFMFKDILKPEFVGSAFTFASWHYKLEGQALLQLLNKNMPLRIGEIGWYASGCQANTEKTYKKPLQIPMFSYYKGPVSNTLPEKNVSLLEVFHMIQGTQFLKRTEYLRTLKDSVAARSFKAKHFDYVTFSGLFSKRNDRSLLKHSGLVAIDFDHVDQVADLKNQLLEDKYFETELLFTSPSGDGIKWIISIDLTEVTHKEYFQAVSAYIEHNYKLKIDSAGKDVSRACFLPYDNEAYINPKYLPKC